One genomic region from Lycorma delicatula isolate Av1 chromosome 1, ASM4794821v1, whole genome shotgun sequence encodes:
- the PIG-Z gene encoding phosphatidylinositol glycan anchor biosynthesis class Z isoform X2, which yields MYRKDFSKEDRNKENSSGKNDSKSGGKNQESEKDSEVVNLSLVSYWFLAAVRIILTLLPQTGYIHPDEYFQSIEVVAGDIFNVESSRPWEFNSTFPVRSIVIPYVFVGLPLFVLKNISPFINLWFDCNIVTPYLVLILPRLVCCLLSFLTDYSLYRICLLYGQNYRIRLLTLASSYVVLVYSTHTFSNSIEMALTSVLIYLVADCMCRTDFVVSRDEFLRDQYSAAENWRERIHFYKLRTSLPGHSLSKCFIISSVSVLGTFNRPTFLAFAFAPIFFWLQRGMGSKYIGFSDFNQRSLILVIAALPSVLILILLDSVYFGYLTFAEILNQDIRLETNFVVTPYNFIKYNLNVKNLAQHGLHSKLTHLLLNIPLLYNVLGLAAILAFFNIVVRLLLKRWSDLPRMQSLIGLMMTSLIIPLVILSFIPHQEPRFLIPCTLSIIFLHSQRIRNVNEPKNIYSKQKNGFKVFLKKDVKMNTKDIILMIWYLINILCVLFFGFLHQAGVYPLITHLSHELQYKPRLTHIHLVTSHIYSLPMSLLLIKKYSIQVSKESGMRYNRAKDFFMYELGSSESMDQVAMKIKTVLNTCETKWKEKHLKYKLYFALPSSLTEEFQVAAFKMNLTHSINKVFYPHVSTEALPNLRVDAFKKCKDKYKNDTETFLFYDWGECTSDSSSYWNQDLSWDLPPHHQKSPKMRFL from the exons ATGTATAGAAAAGATTTCTCTAAGGAAgacagaaataaagaaaacagtAGTGGGAAGAATGATTCAAAAAGTGGTGGAAAAAATCAAGAATCTGAAAAAGATTCTGAAGTTGTAAATCTTAGTTTGGTTTCGTACTGGTTTCTAGCTGCAGTACGAATAATTTTAACTCTCCTTCCACAGACTGGTTACATTCATCCTGATGAATATTTTCAGTCAATAGAAGTTGTTGCTG gtgatatttttaatgttgaatcTTCACGACCATGGGAATTTAATTCTACATTTCCTGTTCGCAGTATAGTTATACCTTACGTGTTTGTTGGAttacctttatttgtactaaaaaatatttctccatTTATAAACTTATGGTTTGACTGTAATATTGTGACACCATACTTGGTTTTAATACTTCCACGCCTAGTATGTTGTTTGTTATCATTTCTGACAGACTACAGCCTTTACAG gATTTGTTTGCTGTATGGACAAAATTACAGGATTAGATTATTAACTCTTGCAAGTTCATATGTTGTACTTGTTTATAGTACTCACACATTTTCAAATAGCATTGAGATGGCACTTACATCagttcttatttatttagtagcTGATTGCATGTGTCGGACTgatttt GTTGTTTCACGAGATGAATTTTTAAGAGATCAGTATTCTGCAGCTGAAAATTGGAGAGAACGTATTCATTTTTATAAGCTACGTACTTCTTTACCAGGACATTCTCTAAGTAAATGCTTTATAATCTCTTCTGTATCTGTGTTGGGTACATTTAATCGCCCTACATTTCTGGCATTTGCATTTGCTCCtatatttttttggttacaaCGTGGTATGGGATCAAAATATATaggattttcagatttcaatcaGCGTTCACTTATACTAGTAATTGCAGCATTACCATCTGTACTAATATTAATACTTCTTGATTCTGTATACTTCGGATATTTGACATTTGCAGAAATTTTAAATCAAGATATTAGATTGGAAACAAACTTTGTTGTTAcaccttataattttataaaatataatttgaatgtaaaaaatttagcTCAGCATGGATTACATAGTAAATTAACACATCTGTTGCTGAACATTCCACTTTTATATAATGTTCTTGGACTTGCTGCAATTTTGGCATTTTTCAACATTGTTGTGAG gctTTTGTTGAAACGATGGAGTGACCTCCCAAGAATGCAGAGTTTAATTGGATTAATGATGACATCATTAATTATACCacttgtaattttatcttttattccaCATCAAGAACCACGATTTCTTATTCCATGCACCCTTTCAATTATATTCCTTCATTCACAGCGTATCCGTAATGTTAATgagccaaaaaatatatattcaaaacagaaaaatggttttaaagtattcttaaaaaaagatgttaaaatgaatacaaaagatattatattaatgatatggtatttaataaatatactctgTGTATTGTTCTTTGGATTTTTGCATCAAGCTGGGGTTTATCCATTAATAACACATTTATCACATGAACTTCAGTATAAACCCCGTTTAACTCACATACATCTAGTTACAAGCCATATATACTCACTTCCAATGTCATTGTTACTTATAAAGAAGTACTCGATTCAAGTTTCTAAAGAGTCAGGAATGag atataataGAGCTAAGGATTTTTTCATGTATGAACTAGGTTCATCAGAAAGTATGGATCAAGTGGCCATGAAAATAAAGACAGTTCTGAATACATGTGAAACTAAGTGGAAggaaaaacatttgaaatataaattgtacTTTGCACTTCCATCTAGCCTAACCGAAGAATTCCAAGTTGCTGCATTTAAAATGAATCTAACACATtccataaataaagtattttatccTCATGTCTCAACAGAAGCACTGCCAAATCTTAGAGTGGATGCATTTAAGAaatgtaaagataaatataaaaatgatactgaaacctttttgttttatgattggGGAGAGTGTACTTCAGATAGTAGCAGTTATTGGAATCAAGATCTAAGTTGGGATTTACCT CCACATCATCAAAAGTCTCCAAAAATGAGGTTTCTTTAA
- the PIG-Z gene encoding phosphatidylinositol glycan anchor biosynthesis class Z isoform X1, with the protein MYRKDFSKEDRNKENSSGKNDSKSGGKNQESEKDSEVVNLSLVSYWFLAAVRIILTLLPQTGYIHPDEYFQSIEVVAGDIFNVESSRPWEFNSTFPVRSIVIPYVFVGLPLFVLKNISPFINLWFDCNIVTPYLVLILPRLVCCLLSFLTDYSLYRICLLYGQNYRIRLLTLASSYVVLVYSTHTFSNSIEMALTSVLIYLVADCMCRTDFVVSRDEFLRDQYSAAENWRERIHFYKLRTSLPGHSLSKCFIISSVSVLGTFNRPTFLAFAFAPIFFWLQRGMGSKYIGFSDFNQRSLILVIAALPSVLILILLDSVYFGYLTFAEILNQDIRLETNFVVTPYNFIKYNLNVKNLAQHGLHSKLTHLLLNIPLLYNVLGLAAILAFFNIVVRLLLKRWSDLPRMQSLIGLMMTSLIIPLVILSFIPHQEPRFLIPCTLSIIFLHSQRIRNVNEPKNIYSKQKNGFKVFLKKDVKMNTKDIILMIWYLINILCVLFFGFLHQAGVYPLITHLSHELQYKPRLTHIHLVTSHIYSLPMSLLLIKKYSIQVSKESGMRYNRAKDFFMYELGSSESMDQVAMKIKTVLNTCETKWKEKHLKYKLYFALPSSLTEEFQVAAFKMNLTHSINKVFYPHVSTEALPNLRVDAFKKCKDKYKNDTETFLFYDWGECTSDSSSYWNQDLSWDLPVRYVSNLIHQFGLTLFTIKKN; encoded by the exons ATGTATAGAAAAGATTTCTCTAAGGAAgacagaaataaagaaaacagtAGTGGGAAGAATGATTCAAAAAGTGGTGGAAAAAATCAAGAATCTGAAAAAGATTCTGAAGTTGTAAATCTTAGTTTGGTTTCGTACTGGTTTCTAGCTGCAGTACGAATAATTTTAACTCTCCTTCCACAGACTGGTTACATTCATCCTGATGAATATTTTCAGTCAATAGAAGTTGTTGCTG gtgatatttttaatgttgaatcTTCACGACCATGGGAATTTAATTCTACATTTCCTGTTCGCAGTATAGTTATACCTTACGTGTTTGTTGGAttacctttatttgtactaaaaaatatttctccatTTATAAACTTATGGTTTGACTGTAATATTGTGACACCATACTTGGTTTTAATACTTCCACGCCTAGTATGTTGTTTGTTATCATTTCTGACAGACTACAGCCTTTACAG gATTTGTTTGCTGTATGGACAAAATTACAGGATTAGATTATTAACTCTTGCAAGTTCATATGTTGTACTTGTTTATAGTACTCACACATTTTCAAATAGCATTGAGATGGCACTTACATCagttcttatttatttagtagcTGATTGCATGTGTCGGACTgatttt GTTGTTTCACGAGATGAATTTTTAAGAGATCAGTATTCTGCAGCTGAAAATTGGAGAGAACGTATTCATTTTTATAAGCTACGTACTTCTTTACCAGGACATTCTCTAAGTAAATGCTTTATAATCTCTTCTGTATCTGTGTTGGGTACATTTAATCGCCCTACATTTCTGGCATTTGCATTTGCTCCtatatttttttggttacaaCGTGGTATGGGATCAAAATATATaggattttcagatttcaatcaGCGTTCACTTATACTAGTAATTGCAGCATTACCATCTGTACTAATATTAATACTTCTTGATTCTGTATACTTCGGATATTTGACATTTGCAGAAATTTTAAATCAAGATATTAGATTGGAAACAAACTTTGTTGTTAcaccttataattttataaaatataatttgaatgtaaaaaatttagcTCAGCATGGATTACATAGTAAATTAACACATCTGTTGCTGAACATTCCACTTTTATATAATGTTCTTGGACTTGCTGCAATTTTGGCATTTTTCAACATTGTTGTGAG gctTTTGTTGAAACGATGGAGTGACCTCCCAAGAATGCAGAGTTTAATTGGATTAATGATGACATCATTAATTATACCacttgtaattttatcttttattccaCATCAAGAACCACGATTTCTTATTCCATGCACCCTTTCAATTATATTCCTTCATTCACAGCGTATCCGTAATGTTAATgagccaaaaaatatatattcaaaacagaaaaatggttttaaagtattcttaaaaaaagatgttaaaatgaatacaaaagatattatattaatgatatggtatttaataaatatactctgTGTATTGTTCTTTGGATTTTTGCATCAAGCTGGGGTTTATCCATTAATAACACATTTATCACATGAACTTCAGTATAAACCCCGTTTAACTCACATACATCTAGTTACAAGCCATATATACTCACTTCCAATGTCATTGTTACTTATAAAGAAGTACTCGATTCAAGTTTCTAAAGAGTCAGGAATGag atataataGAGCTAAGGATTTTTTCATGTATGAACTAGGTTCATCAGAAAGTATGGATCAAGTGGCCATGAAAATAAAGACAGTTCTGAATACATGTGAAACTAAGTGGAAggaaaaacatttgaaatataaattgtacTTTGCACTTCCATCTAGCCTAACCGAAGAATTCCAAGTTGCTGCATTTAAAATGAATCTAACACATtccataaataaagtattttatccTCATGTCTCAACAGAAGCACTGCCAAATCTTAGAGTGGATGCATTTAAGAaatgtaaagataaatataaaaatgatactgaaacctttttgttttatgattggGGAGAGTGTACTTCAGATAGTAGCAGTTATTGGAATCAAGATCTAAGTTGGGATTTACCTGTGCGTTATGTTTCTAATCTTATACATCAATTTGGTTTaactttgtttacaattaaaaaaaattaa